A window from Streptomyces sp. NBC_00271 encodes these proteins:
- a CDS encoding M4 family metallopeptidase, whose product MRRIPRQAVAAGALAATAAFLAVGIQTVPAAAKPAAPHPSPLRTGGLEAKLTPAQHSALLKSAAQKTTATAGTLGLGAKEKLVVKDVVKDQDGTLHTRYERTYAGLPVLGGDVIVHTPPASLAAGTVSSTFNNKRTIKVASTTATFTKSAAASKALKAAKSLAAEKPTTDSARKVIWAGSGTPKLAWETVIGGLQDDGTPSQLHVITDATSGQELYRYQGIKTGTGNTQYSGTVTLNTTLSGSTYQLYDTTRGGHKTYSLNNGTSGTGTLMTDSDDTWGTGAGSNTQTAGADAAYGAQETWDFYKNTFGRSGIKNDGVAAYSRVHYSSAYVNAFWDDSCFCMTYGDGSGGTHALTSLDVAGHEMSHGVTSNTAGLDYTGESGGLNEATSDIFGTGVEFYAGNSSDVGDYLIGEKIDINGDGTPLRYMDKPSKDGGSADSWYSGVGNLDVHYSSGPANHMFYLLSEGSGTKVINGVTYNSTTSDGVAVAGIGRAAALQIWYKALTTYMTSSTNYAGARTAALNAATALYGASSTQYAGVANAFAGINVGSHVTPPSSGVTVTNPGSQSSTVGTAVSLQISASSTNTGTLSYAATGLPTGLSINSSTGAITGTPTTAGTYSSTVTVTDSTGATGTASFTWTVSSSGGGGTCTSTQLLGNPGFESGNTTWTATSGVITNSSSQAAHAGSYKAWLDGYGSTHTDTLSQSVTIPSGCKASFTFYLHIDSAETTTSTAYDKLTVTAGTTTLATYSNLNKATGYAQKTFDLSSFAGTTVALKFSGVEDSSLQTSFVVDDTAVTTS is encoded by the coding sequence GTGAGACGAATCCCCCGTCAGGCGGTCGCGGCCGGAGCGCTGGCAGCCACCGCCGCGTTCCTGGCCGTCGGCATACAGACGGTCCCCGCGGCCGCCAAGCCTGCCGCCCCCCACCCCAGTCCGCTGCGCACCGGAGGCCTGGAGGCCAAGCTCACCCCTGCCCAGCACTCGGCACTGCTGAAGAGCGCGGCACAGAAGACCACGGCGACCGCCGGCACCCTGGGCCTCGGGGCCAAGGAGAAGCTGGTCGTCAAGGACGTCGTCAAGGACCAGGACGGCACGCTCCACACCCGCTACGAGCGCACCTACGCGGGCCTGCCGGTGCTGGGCGGCGACGTGATCGTCCACACCCCGCCGGCCTCTCTCGCCGCCGGCACGGTGAGCAGCACCTTCAACAACAAGCGGACCATCAAGGTCGCCTCCACCACCGCGACCTTCACCAAGTCCGCCGCCGCGAGCAAGGCGCTGAAGGCCGCCAAGTCCCTGGCCGCCGAGAAGCCCACCACGGACAGCGCCCGCAAGGTGATCTGGGCCGGCAGCGGCACCCCGAAGCTTGCCTGGGAGACCGTGATCGGCGGCCTCCAGGACGACGGCACCCCGAGCCAGCTGCACGTCATCACCGACGCCACCAGCGGCCAGGAGCTCTACCGCTACCAGGGCATCAAGACCGGCACGGGCAACACCCAGTACAGCGGCACGGTCACGCTGAACACCACGCTGTCCGGTTCGACGTACCAGCTGTACGACACCACGCGCGGCGGCCACAAGACGTACAGCCTCAACAACGGCACGTCGGGCACGGGCACGTTGATGACCGACTCCGACGACACGTGGGGCACCGGAGCCGGCTCGAACACCCAGACCGCCGGCGCGGACGCCGCCTACGGGGCCCAGGAGACCTGGGACTTCTACAAGAACACCTTCGGCCGCAGCGGCATCAAGAACGACGGGGTCGCCGCCTACTCGCGCGTCCACTACAGCTCGGCGTACGTCAACGCCTTCTGGGACGACAGCTGCTTCTGCATGACCTACGGCGACGGTTCGGGCGGCACCCACGCGCTCACCTCGCTCGACGTGGCCGGGCACGAGATGAGCCACGGCGTCACCTCCAACACCGCGGGCCTGGACTACACCGGTGAGTCCGGCGGCCTCAACGAGGCGACCTCCGACATCTTCGGCACCGGCGTGGAGTTCTACGCGGGCAACTCCAGCGACGTCGGCGACTACCTCATCGGCGAGAAGATCGACATCAACGGCGACGGCACGCCGCTGCGTTACATGGACAAGCCGAGCAAGGACGGCGGCTCCGCGGACAGTTGGTACTCCGGCGTCGGCAACCTGGACGTCCACTACTCCTCGGGCCCGGCGAACCACATGTTCTACCTGCTCTCCGAGGGCAGCGGCACCAAGGTCATCAACGGCGTCACGTACAACAGCACGACCTCCGACGGGGTCGCTGTCGCCGGCATCGGCCGGGCCGCCGCCCTGCAGATCTGGTACAAGGCGCTGACGACGTACATGACGTCCAGCACCAACTACGCGGGCGCCCGCACCGCCGCCCTGAACGCGGCCACCGCCCTGTACGGCGCGAGCTCCACCCAGTACGCGGGGGTGGCGAACGCCTTCGCGGGCATCAACGTCGGCAGCCATGTCACGCCGCCGTCGAGCGGGGTGACCGTCACCAACCCGGGCAGCCAGTCCTCCACCGTCGGCACCGCGGTGAGCCTGCAGATCTCCGCCAGCAGCACCAACACCGGCACGCTGAGCTACGCCGCGACCGGGCTGCCCACCGGCCTGTCGATCAACAGCTCCACCGGAGCGATCACCGGGACGCCGACCACCGCCGGGACGTACAGCAGTACGGTCACCGTCACGGACAGCACCGGAGCCACCGGAACGGCGTCCTTCACCTGGACCGTCAGCTCCTCCGGAGGCGGCGGCACCTGCACCTCGACCCAGCTGCTCGGCAACCCGGGCTTCGAGTCGGGCAACACCACCTGGACCGCGACCAGCGGTGTCATCACCAACTCCAGCAGCCAGGCGGCGCACGCCGGTTCGTACAAGGCCTGGCTGGACGGCTACGGCTCGACGCACACCGACACGCTCTCCCAGTCGGTGACGATCCCGTCCGGCTGCAAGGCCAGCTTCACCTTCTACCTGCACATCGACAGCGCCGAGACGACCACCAGCACCGCCTACGACAAGCTGACGGTCACCGCGGGCACCACCACGCTGGCGACGTACTCCAACCTCAACAAGGCCACGGGGTACGCCCAGAAGACCTTCGACCTGTCCTCGTTCGCCGGTACCACCGTCGCCCTGAAGTTCAGCGGGGTCGAGGACTCCTCGCTCCAGACCAGCTTCGTCGTCGACGACACCGCCGTCACGACCAGCTGA
- a CDS encoding metal-sensitive transcriptional regulator, producing the protein MSVDEEASTAILNRLRRAQGQLAGVIAMIEAGRDCKDVVTQLAAVSRALDRAGFKIVASGMRQCMAAADDETPPMSEAELEKLFLALA; encoded by the coding sequence ATGTCCGTCGACGAGGAAGCCAGTACCGCGATCCTCAACCGCCTGCGCCGCGCCCAGGGGCAGCTCGCCGGCGTCATCGCCATGATCGAGGCCGGCCGCGACTGCAAGGACGTGGTCACCCAACTCGCCGCCGTTTCCCGCGCCCTCGACCGCGCCGGATTCAAGATCGTCGCCAGCGGGATGCGCCAGTGCATGGCCGCGGCCGACGACGAGACGCCCCCGATGTCCGAGGCCGAACTCGAGAAGCTCTTCCTCGCCCTCGCCTGA
- a CDS encoding RNA polymerase sigma factor — MIASHRERLMRLVRRRLPNAQDAEDCVQEAMLRAAAHGNLDQDRIGPFLTSVALRLCVDHYRELERRRRLLRRAADVGGPELPDEGVCDQDFGRWLLGQVHLLRGRERQVVLARAHGISTLEFARMHQISVKAAEGAFTRGRARLRLVCARALDGAAA, encoded by the coding sequence GTGATCGCCAGCCACCGGGAGCGACTGATGAGGCTGGTCCGCCGCCGGCTGCCGAATGCCCAGGACGCGGAGGACTGCGTTCAGGAAGCGATGCTCAGAGCGGCGGCCCACGGCAATCTCGACCAGGACCGGATCGGTCCCTTTCTGACCTCGGTCGCCCTGCGTCTTTGTGTGGACCACTACCGCGAACTGGAGCGAAGACGGCGACTGTTGCGCCGCGCGGCGGACGTGGGCGGACCCGAGCTGCCGGACGAAGGCGTGTGCGACCAGGACTTCGGACGCTGGCTGCTCGGCCAGGTGCACCTGCTGCGGGGCCGGGAGCGACAGGTGGTCCTCGCCCGCGCCCATGGGATCTCCACGCTGGAATTCGCCCGCATGCACCAGATCTCGGTCAAGGCGGCCGAAGGCGCGTTCACCCGGGGGCGGGCTCGGCTGCGGCTGGTCTGCGCCAGGGCCCTCGACGGCGCCGCGGCATAA
- a CDS encoding ABC1 kinase family protein gives MGAMLGNRLRLVVKVLGSLVADEVGQVTRERRRSRQDSNSPAEGEASAGDGTASADGARRAKAVRHALESLGPFYVKLGQILSTRPDMVPASMIGELQNLHDQVDVQPFALFEPVLQEELGLDWKRRFDDIETVRPLGAASLAQVYRVTLPGGRPAVVKIQRPGIRDTVRADMALMRKASRIVARTAPRFNEVIDVEAMLGSIFDAMEPELDFTGEARNMDEARENIRRYPSLSVPRVVHATTKVLIQSLAPGTSVRHLDRRSFSDRERTDIGKDLLRFMYRGYFVDRMFHADPHAGNVFALPGGPATLIDWGMVGRLDRRTSLQLLPLLMAIAQNDGHGLAHAWADMGRVTAWSNLPAFAADMAALVPKVATASLEDINFGVSLTTVLEKATRRGIGSAPAISLLGKSFANLEGSVRCLAPDIALAEVFKAEARGIILALIREYFSVDQVARNTMDLLSAAASAPEQWRGLLSDAANRQFALQLHEPHTPSSMGGQRPWSPSRGLMALGAAALFLDRRRTPR, from the coding sequence ATGGGTGCCATGCTCGGCAATCGGCTCCGGCTGGTTGTGAAGGTGCTGGGAAGCCTCGTCGCCGACGAGGTCGGCCAGGTGACGCGGGAGCGCCGGCGGTCCCGGCAGGACTCGAACTCCCCGGCGGAAGGCGAGGCCTCCGCCGGGGACGGGACCGCCTCCGCGGACGGGGCACGCCGTGCGAAGGCGGTGCGGCACGCCCTGGAGAGCCTCGGCCCGTTCTATGTGAAGCTCGGCCAGATCCTCTCCACCCGGCCCGACATGGTGCCTGCCTCCATGATCGGCGAACTGCAGAACCTCCACGACCAGGTCGACGTCCAGCCCTTCGCCCTCTTCGAGCCCGTGCTCCAGGAGGAGCTGGGACTGGACTGGAAGCGCCGCTTCGACGACATCGAGACGGTCCGCCCGCTCGGGGCGGCCTCGCTGGCCCAGGTCTACCGGGTGACCCTGCCCGGCGGCCGGCCCGCCGTGGTGAAGATCCAGCGGCCCGGGATCCGGGACACCGTCCGCGCGGACATGGCCCTGATGCGCAAGGCGTCCCGGATCGTCGCCCGTACCGCACCCCGCTTCAACGAGGTCATCGACGTCGAGGCGATGCTCGGCTCCATCTTCGACGCGATGGAACCCGAGCTGGACTTCACCGGCGAGGCCCGCAACATGGACGAGGCCCGCGAGAACATCCGCCGCTATCCGTCGCTCTCCGTGCCCCGGGTCGTCCACGCCACCACCAAAGTGCTGATCCAGTCACTGGCACCCGGCACCTCCGTACGCCATCTCGACCGCCGCTCGTTCAGCGACCGGGAGCGCACGGACATCGGCAAGGACCTGCTGCGCTTCATGTACCGCGGGTACTTCGTCGACCGGATGTTCCACGCCGACCCGCATGCGGGCAACGTCTTCGCACTGCCCGGCGGCCCGGCCACCCTCATCGACTGGGGCATGGTCGGCCGCCTCGACCGGCGCACCAGCCTCCAGCTGCTGCCCCTGCTCATGGCCATCGCGCAGAACGACGGCCACGGTCTCGCCCACGCGTGGGCCGACATGGGCCGGGTCACCGCCTGGTCGAACCTGCCCGCGTTCGCCGCCGACATGGCCGCGCTGGTCCCCAAGGTCGCCACCGCCTCCCTGGAGGACATCAACTTCGGGGTGTCCCTGACCACCGTCCTGGAGAAGGCGACGCGGCGGGGCATCGGCTCGGCGCCCGCCATCTCCCTGCTCGGCAAGTCCTTCGCGAACCTGGAGGGTTCGGTGCGCTGTCTCGCGCCGGACATCGCCCTCGCGGAGGTCTTCAAGGCGGAGGCGCGCGGGATCATCCTGGCCCTGATCCGCGAGTACTTCTCCGTGGACCAGGTCGCCCGCAACACGATGGACCTCCTCTCGGCCGCCGCGTCCGCCCCCGAACAGTGGCGCGGGCTGCTCTCCGACGCGGCCAACCGTCAGTTCGCGCTCCAGCTCCACGAGCCGCACACGCCCTCGTCGATGGGCGGACAGCGGCCCTGGTCACCCTCCCGCGGGCTCATGGCGCTGGGCGCCGCGGCCCTGTTCCTCGACCGCCGCCGCACGCCCCGCTGA
- a CDS encoding SAM-dependent methyltransferase yields the protein MPMQQHDAQREAAPGALDGVSETALWTVRMRAHESARADALFDDRLAGEFLNAAGAAGAPPGAGVLQKVLPDWLAVRTRFFDDHLLATTREGRAQVVLLGAGLDTRAFRLDWPAGTHFFEVDLPAVHTFKSRVVDGRTPDTARRTTVAADLLGDWRGALLAAGFDPGRPTAWLCEGLLFYLAPEAVERLIGTVSALSAPGSSLGAECLNADTADSPFVKPWLEALSGSGTPWVWHLADAERWWGGYGWQARVADLLALPYAVERFAPHLAAFSGVEKDSMILVTATIPEGGATSAGGTSPDDGTSRDDGTSPVGGR from the coding sequence ATGCCCATGCAGCAACACGACGCTCAGCGCGAGGCGGCTCCCGGCGCCCTGGACGGGGTCTCGGAGACGGCCCTGTGGACCGTCCGCATGCGGGCCCATGAATCCGCGCGGGCGGACGCCCTCTTCGACGACCGGCTCGCGGGCGAGTTCCTGAACGCCGCCGGGGCGGCCGGCGCCCCGCCGGGAGCCGGCGTCCTGCAGAAGGTGCTGCCCGACTGGCTGGCCGTCCGCACCCGCTTCTTCGACGACCACCTGCTCGCCACGACCCGGGAGGGACGCGCACAGGTCGTCCTGCTGGGAGCGGGACTCGACACCCGTGCCTTCCGGCTCGACTGGCCCGCCGGAACCCATTTCTTCGAGGTCGACCTGCCGGCCGTACACACCTTCAAGTCACGGGTCGTCGACGGACGTACGCCGGACACCGCCCGGCGCACCACGGTCGCCGCCGACCTGCTCGGCGACTGGCGCGGCGCGCTGCTCGCCGCCGGGTTCGACCCCGGCCGGCCCACCGCCTGGCTGTGCGAGGGGCTGCTCTTCTACCTGGCACCGGAGGCGGTGGAGCGTCTGATCGGCACGGTGAGCGCGCTCTCCGCACCCGGCAGCAGCCTCGGCGCCGAGTGCCTCAACGCCGACACCGCCGACTCGCCCTTCGTGAAGCCCTGGCTGGAGGCCCTGTCCGGCTCGGGGACACCGTGGGTGTGGCACCTCGCGGACGCGGAGCGCTGGTGGGGCGGCTACGGCTGGCAGGCGCGCGTCGCGGACCTGCTGGCCCTGCCGTACGCCGTCGAGCGGTTCGCCCCGCATCTGGCCGCGTTCTCGGGGGTCGAGAAGGACAGCATGATCCTGGTCACCGCGACGATTCCGGAGGGCGGGGCGACCTCGGCGGGCGGGACGAGCCCGGACGACGGGACGAGCCGGGACGACGGGACGAGCCCGGTCGGCGGGCGGTGA